TATGGTAATTAGgtttaattgtaattgtaattaatATTAGGGTTTCTAAGGGGAATTGACTTGTTATTGTTTGAATTGAGGAAGTTAGGGTTTAGTGTTATTGTATTGTTTAAATTCAAACTTTTAATATGATATTTTTGTTTGTACTGATGATTATTGAAGTAATATAATGAAATAGTTATTATATAAGTTTTAAGCATTACAAAATTGGATGTCTaagaaatttatttatttattttttattttttattttttatttttatgtgaTTTCAAATAGGGTATGTAATTGAGCTGGTAGAGAAGAAGGTTTGCCTATAACTTATGTATCGGCATAGGTCTTTGTCCGAGAAAACAATGTGATTAATCATAATTGTATAGTATCGTAGTGTTTGGTGATGTATAACTTCTTTGAAAAAGGAGAAAACATATACTGTATAATGTAGATCCTGACATTACGTAAGTTACATGCTGATTGATTATTCATTACTCCGTAGCTAAAAAACGGAAACACGTGTATAATGATGATACTAAAGTCGTGTAAGTTACGTTCTGCAAAGGCGGAAAGATTATAAGATTTCTGCATTTATTACCTTCTAATGGTTTTGCTTGCGCACCCTTGCTGACTTTCCCCCTCATTTTCTTTAAACGTTCGGAATGTTTATGTAATGCTAGCATTATTGATCATTTTCTATTTGAAAATATCATCAAAAAAATTGTTACCGTAAAGGATGTGATCAGTCTAATTGTGAATTAGTGCATACATTAAATTGGCTTCAAATGTTTTAGTTTAGTAATTATGATTTTTGTTAGTCCATATAGCCTATAGTCTAAACGTGTAGTCGCGGATCTAGAATTTTACTAGGGTATGCATGATGCACTGCTATGACAAATATTAATTGGGTATACTGCAATCTTGTTCGGGTATGCCATGCATATTCAACATTCCATATAGGTCCCTCCTTTACTGAATATGAATTTCTGGTAGTTTTAAGTTGATTTATCATATATAGTTTTCTCTATCGACGAGAGTACCCATTCTCTATTGATATTTATGTATTGTAAATGAAGTTTTCATTCTTAGTATTAGAGCATTGACTTTCATTAAATTCATTTCTATAACAGATTTAATCTAAAGATCTTAATTATATGTATATGACTATATGTGGATAATTGTATGGACACCGTCAGCTGATTTAACTTTATCTTCACGATTTATGATAAACGGATGGTTGTATCTTGAAAGTTAATTCGATAGTTTGCGTATATCTTACAAATGGTATTTGCATGCATTTATTGGATAATGGCATATGAATTTTCAAAGAAGTATTATTGGCACATATATTGTTATTAAATACATTCAGTTTTTATGTAGTTGTGTCTTGAACCTGTGTTTTTATGTTTGTTCACTTGTTGCTCTTTGACGCTATCGTTAAATGTTACAAAGTTAATATGTGCTGGTAAATATTAATAGATGAAAAATAAGTATGAAAAGCTAGCAAACCGGTTGCCAGTAGTGATTCTTAATGATGGATTAACCGAATGTGTAGATCTTATGATCAACAAATGGTATGAATACTATGTTCTATTGTACAAAGCAATACAATGTAAATGAGTCCTgctttttataatatacatatccGTTTACAAAGTTCTTTTCATTGAAGAACGGGACTAGTAAAGTTGTGTGTGATGGCTGGGAGGGTTTTATTAGTTAATGAATTAACTTCCACCAAGTAAAATGGCAATCAGTTGTCTTTATATGGCCAAATGTGGATGCCAAAATAAATTAGAATTCTAATTGGTCTTTTATATAGAGAAAGTTATTTTGCACCCTTATAACAAATCTATTCATTTCAAGGATAAGAGTTGCCCATATCGATCACATCGTCAAGAATCATCATCCAGCTGGAAAGATGGATGCTCTGCTGTTTTTACTTCTGTTTATCGAGTTTTTGTTTTTTACTTCACGTGTACCGTGTTAATAGTTTTACATGCAAGTGTAGGTGCCATATGTTATTATACATGTACAACTCACATGATGTTTCAGTTTTAAAAGCCACAAACTCCGTCTTTAAACGGTTGGACCAACCATTGATTAAAAAGCATTTATTTGAAAATACAGATTGTAAATGGATGTGAATCTGTAACAAATCTTGTTAAAGAGATATGAGGATAATAGTGGTCAAGATTTTGATCAAGCAAACCTTATATATGTGATATATGACTATTTTTTTCTATCTTTTGTTTTACTAAATTGAAACTTTTATGTGCAGGATGAAGCGGACGTTGGTGTGAAGTCTCAAGATGAAGATGTGGTAGAAGGTCAAGGGGAAGCAGAGGTTGGTAGTGATGGTGAATTACATGAAGTGGATCAAGAAAACATAGAGAGTGAAGGTGAGAGAGATCAGAGTTCAGTTGAAATTGATTTGGGAGATCAACGAGATGAAAGTGAAGGTAATGATGATTCAGGAAGTGACCAAATTGGTCAAAGAGTTGTGACAAGTAGGAGGCGAGAAGTTGTAGATAGTGATTCAGAAAAATTTGAGGATAATCATTATCAGGATAATGCCGAGGAGGAACCTGACGAGGACGAGGCTAGAAGTCAAAGGTATCATTTTTATGTCAATACAGCAATTTCATCTTTATAGTTCATAAATCTGAGATAGTGTTGTAGATTTTGGGAAAAAAGCCATTCAATGTTTCAGATTAGGAAATTGTAGTCATACATAAATAGTATTAGTATCATCCCATTACAGTTGTATAAAAAAATAGCGAAAGCGAATTTAAGGAAGAGGTCATAATGGTTCAACGCTTAGAAATTCGTCAAAAGTCTATTTTTAGTTAATACAACCTTCTCTAGCAATTTATTCGAAGACTTCAATAAATATTATATTGTTTGTAATTAAAGTTtgcattgttatatattatttttaatcaaATATGGACAAGTATGTGGGGGCACAATTCTCTGCCATCCTGTTCGGCCCTACTAAAATGACCGATCCCTTCTAACCCGTTAGCCAAACCCCTGCCCCACCCATATTGCACCTGTACCTTAAAAGTTTGCTCTGTTTATTTGACTACACGAATCCTTTAAAGCAATTTTGCTGGCATTATCTTATCTTTTATTTATTGGTCTTATATTTATTTCGACTTTGGAAATAGGTCACCTGAAGAAGAGAAAGATGATGCTCACATATCAGAAACGGCACCTGAGCTTCGTGATGTATTTGGGGAATCAGATGATGAAGAACCGGCTGAATATAATTCCAATCAACATAACCTCGAGGATGATGCAAATGTCAGTATAAATTTAAAGATACAGTCTATCTTATttaatatcttttttttttaattgtaaATGCGTTACATCATTGATTTCTGAAATGCTTAACATGTTCTTTTTTCCATAGAGATCTCCTATGGAGGATGAAGGTTATGACAAGGATCTCAGACCAGAGGACATGCTAGCTGATGAAGAGGGCCGTTATGATTCCGAGGAGGATAATATTGTCAAAGCTAAGGAGAAACCAGTGGGACCCCCTTTGGAGTTAGGGATACCGTTACGACCTCCTCCCGCACAGCCTGAAAAGGTTCAGTCTCAAGTTCTGTTTTAATGCTGTAGTTATTGCATTTTTTTCTTCTGTCTGAAAAATGACAGTTGTTAAAACCTTTGCTATTCCTATTTCTTATGGAAGTGGCATTTTTGAGTTTTGACTATATACTTATGAATAGGTTGATTGGGGTTATGCATATCCCAGATGGGTAAATTTATAAATATAGAGGAAACGGGTCAAAGGGTTGAAAATGGCTGAAAGTGTACTTTAATACATCAGACCTTCTAAATCATTTTACTCTAGAGGTtagataaatttttgaattattatattTCTTTTGTTATCATATTCGACACACTATATCTTTATAAGAAATCTGATGTTTTTTGGAGAAGTGTTTTGGGTCAATCTAGCGTGACCCCTTTTGACCAGAACAAAAATGTTTCATTTTGATGTGTGTTTCCCAACCACCTTCTACTGCTCATTTATTTCACGACGATGATAAGTTAGTCATAATTCTGACTCTTGCATTGTCAACTTGCATGATATCTCTTGTACTTAGTTGAACTAAATTGAGCCTCTCTTCACCTTTCTTGCAGATGAACATGATTAAAGTTTCTAATATCATGGGAATTGATCCTAAACCATTTGATCCAAAGACTTTTGTTGAAGAGGATGCCTTTGTTGCCGATGACTCTGGACATAACAAACGAATTCGCTTGGAAAATAATATTGTTCGTTACAGGGCTGTTAGAAATCCTAATGGAACGACTTCTGTAAGTTTATGTTGTTATGATTTTATATAAACAGATTAAGTTCACATGATAGTAACCTCTTCTTATTAGTTCAGTGACACATGTCCACATGTAGCTTCATAATTTGTTTCTTATTTCTAATGATATTTTTTGTGTAGTATGAAAGCAATGCACGATTTGTGAGATGGTCAGATGGCAGTTTACAGTTGCTAATTGGCAATGAAGTTCTTGATATCTCAGTACAGGATGCACAACATGATCAAGCTCATCTTTTTCTTAGACATGAAAAGGTTTGTATATTCTTATTtcgcataaataaataaataaataaataaataaatacaacataAGGCTTATATCAAGTTGGTTAAATAAAAATAACCCATGTTCAAATTTCATCTCATAATGTCAGCCTCTAACATTTCCAGTTTTCTAGTATATGTGAGGTCTCATTTTGGTATATACTATACCATGTTCATTTTTTATACCATTACAAATAGTGTCATGGTTTACAAGCTCCATCATTTTTTAGATCCCTGAAAAACTTGAATAATAATATATCATTAAATATTGTAATTTGTGTTTCTATTTGATGCTATTTGCTACATGAACTTATGTTACATACCTTAACATTTATTACTGGAAAAATGCAGGGAATACTTCAGTCGCAGGGGAGAGTTCTGAAAAAGATGAGATTTATGCCTTCGTCTTTAACTTCTAATTCTCATAGATTATTGACTGCACTTGTTGACTCACGGCATAAAAAGTCAACTAGGGTAAAAAAAACTGTCACTGATATTGATCCCGAGAGGGAGAAGGAGCAAAAAGAGAAGGTTAGATAGATCATTCACAGTGTTCACTTCTCTTTAAATTCTTTTTTAAGAGTTTCTGTTTTTTACATTGAATTTACTGTGTTTGTAGGCTGAAAGTCAGACAATTAGGGCCAACGAGCTTCTTAGTAAGAAAAAAGAAAAGGTGAACCGTAAGTATACACGGACCGTACGTAGAGAACGCCAACTTTCACCTCGTTTCTTAGAAGATGCACTTGACGAGGTAATATTTTGATTCTTTATTTTTACCATGCTTACAAATACGTTTTAATTGATTTGTTATGGTAAAATTAGTATTGTAGTTGTTTACCCACATATTGATTGAACTTGCAAAATATGCTTTTCTTAAAGTTCACGCTTAATGATTATCAGGATGATGAACAAGATTATTACGATTCTCGACGTCCTGCTGCCCGACGCCGTTTTGAGGAAGACCTGGAAATGGAAGCTCGAGCTGAAAAGCGTATTATCAATGCAAAAAAGGTATATAACACGAACATTCACGAGGGAAATATCTTATTCTTTGAtattgtatatatttacatatttttcttttctttaacTAGTCTCAAGGTTACAAAGACGCGCGAGGCAAATCATCCTTGCATTCCATGAAATCATCTCGACGTCCGGTTGATGATTATGAAAGCGAAAGAGAGGAGTCGGAGTATGAAACTGAGGGTGAAGAGGATGAGAGGTCTCCGCCACGTAGGCGGGCTGACATGGCGGACGGTTATGATGATGAAGAGGAGGAAGAACAATATGAGGAGGCGTTGGCCGATGAAGCATCAGAAGAAGAAACAGTAAGTTTTCCAATCGATCCTCTGATATTCTGTCTGAATTACAGCATCTCTGTGACCTGATTTAACGGAATTGTTTAATGTCCGTCAGTAAAAAGGACTATTTCAGCAACTTTTGCAAACCACGAAGACTATCTTGATAAAGAAAAAAACTCAAGGACTAAATCACTAATTGATACAAACCTCAGGGACTATCTCAGTAATTATGTCTAGATTTTAAAATACAGTTTGCTCAATTAACGGAATTTTGTAACGACTGTCAGTAAAAGGGACCATCGCCGCAACTTTTGCAAACCATGAAGAACTATCTCAATAAAAAAAACTAAATCACTAATTTGATATAAACCTCAGGGACTATCTCAGTAATTATGTCTAGATTTTAAAATACAGTTTGCTCATTTTGAATGAAATATTTGATAGGGATTCAAGCATAAGGCGTCAGGTGGTAGTCTTAAGCGCCAAGATATTGAATCAGATGAGGACTCTCCCCCAAGAAAGGCTACAGCGTCTCATCGTCGAAAGGCTCTTGTTTATGATAGTGACGATGAATAAAATGTAAAAGATATGCAAGTTGGTATGTATCAGCCATCTCTTTAATAGTTTTATGTTTAGATATTGAATCAATAGGTTTTTAAGatgttacacaatattttacatttTTACTTGTTatgcatgaaagttcttgaaaaaACTTGTAAATATGGATTACAATTGTTATTCATTCTTTATTAATATTACAAGGCCCTGAAGATGGCAAAATATATACAGTATCTGTATCTCTATATCTGTATACTTTTTCGTTTACTGTTTCTCACCCACATCTTGAACATGCAGACGTTGATTTATTCGTA
This window of the Rutidosis leptorrhynchoides isolate AG116_Rl617_1_P2 chromosome 7, CSIRO_AGI_Rlap_v1, whole genome shotgun sequence genome carries:
- the LOC139857560 gene encoding protein LEO1 homolog; this encodes MVGEEKRHQMMQNLFGDQSEEEEEEDEEEVESEHESNRQPDYASDEADVGVKSQDEDVVEGQGEAEVGSDGELHEVDQENIESEGERDQSSVEIDLGDQRDESEGNDDSGSDQIGQRVVTSRRREVVDSDSEKFEDNHYQDNAEEEPDEDEARSQRSPEEEKDDAHISETAPELRDVFGESDDEEPAEYNSNQHNLEDDANRSPMEDEGYDKDLRPEDMLADEEGRYDSEEDNIVKAKEKPVGPPLELGIPLRPPPAQPEKMNMIKVSNIMGIDPKPFDPKTFVEEDAFVADDSGHNKRIRLENNIVRYRAVRNPNGTTSYESNARFVRWSDGSLQLLIGNEVLDISVQDAQHDQAHLFLRHEKGILQSQGRVLKKMRFMPSSLTSNSHRLLTALVDSRHKKSTRVKKTVTDIDPEREKEQKEKAESQTIRANELLSKKKEKVNRKYTRTVRRERQLSPRFLEDALDEDDEQDYYDSRRPAARRRFEEDLEMEARAEKRIINAKKSQGYKDARGKSSLHSMKSSRRPVDDYESEREESEYETEGEEDERSPPRRRADMADGYDDEEEEEQYEEALADEASEEETGFKHKASGGSLKRQDIESDEDSPPRKATASHRRKALVYDSDDE